In candidate division KSB1 bacterium, the following are encoded in one genomic region:
- a CDS encoding type 1 glutamine amidotransferase, producing the protein MRAHCLQHVPFEGLGSIAPWLKAQGLELTSTRFFESGRLPAPDEVDLLIVMGGPMSANDEDKLTWLIDEKAFIRECIRQGKRVLGICLGAQLIASAMGAQVYRNRVKEIGWFPVQGVPADNESIFRFPKVFRAFHWHGETFDLPPGAVRIAESEGCENQAFQLGRSVIGLQFHLEMTPESVREIISHCRAELLPSKYVQSETVMTSVSPDEYREMNNLMAEVLSFLISRDG; encoded by the coding sequence ATGCGTGCACATTGCCTGCAGCACGTTCCGTTTGAGGGACTCGGCAGCATAGCGCCGTGGCTCAAGGCACAAGGACTCGAACTAACGAGCACACGCTTTTTTGAATCGGGCAGGCTTCCCGCTCCCGATGAGGTGGATCTGCTCATCGTGATGGGCGGCCCGATGAGCGCCAACGATGAAGATAAACTGACCTGGCTGATTGACGAAAAAGCATTCATTCGGGAATGTATCCGGCAAGGAAAACGCGTCTTGGGCATTTGTCTGGGCGCACAATTGATCGCAAGTGCGATGGGCGCGCAAGTGTATCGAAACCGTGTGAAGGAAATAGGGTGGTTTCCTGTACAAGGAGTGCCTGCCGACAACGAGTCGATTTTTCGTTTTCCGAAGGTGTTTAGAGCATTTCACTGGCACGGTGAAACTTTTGATCTGCCGCCCGGAGCAGTCCGGATTGCTGAAAGTGAAGGCTGTGAAAATCAGGCATTTCAGCTCGGCCGATCCGTCATCGGCTTACAGTTTCACCTTGAAATGACTCCGGAGTCGGTGCGGGAGATCATTTCGCACTGTCGAGCAGAGCTCTTGCCGTCAAAATATGTGCAATCTGAAACAGTCATGACAAGTGTATCGCCGGACGAATACCGAGAGATGAATAACCTCATGGCCGAGGTGCTTTCCTTTCTGATAAGCAGGGACGGCTGA
- a CDS encoding L-fucose isomerase: MAEKFQSAKGRKRLRGSLPKVGIRPVIDGRRQGVREALEGQTMAMAQAAAELIRTHLRHSNGAEVECVIANTTIGGVAEAAECAEKFAREGVGVSLTVTPCWCYGTEVMDSDPLIPKAVWGFNGTERPGAVYLAAALAGYAQKGLPAFGIYGRDVQDKDDRSIPQDVQQKILNFVKAGLAVAEMRGKSYLAMGSVSMGIAGSIVDDHFFHDYLGMRNEYVDMTEFIRRMERGIYDPEEYRRAYEWVRKNCREGEDINRPEIRSSRERLDREWEMCVQMAMIARDLMIGNPRLAEIGWPEEALGHNAIAGGFQGQRQWTDHLPNGDFLEAILNSSFDWNGIREPFIVATENDSLNGVAMLFGHLLTDTAQIFSDVRTFWSPEAVKRVTGHKLTGKAENGIIHLINSGPTALDGTGRQTRDGKPVLKPFWEITEEEVQACLEATRWCPAELEYFRGGGFSTQFLTRGEMPVTMSRINLVKGLGPVLQLAEGYTVELPPEVHEALNRRTSPTWPTTWFVPNLTGRGAFRDVYTVMANWGANHGAISYGHIGDKLITLAAMLRIPVCMHNVDERRIFRPAAWSAFGTADLEGADYRACKNFGPLYGIR; the protein is encoded by the coding sequence ATGGCAGAAAAGTTTCAGAGCGCGAAAGGAAGAAAAAGACTGCGGGGCTCTTTGCCCAAAGTCGGCATTCGGCCGGTGATCGACGGCAGACGACAGGGCGTTCGCGAAGCGCTGGAAGGGCAAACCATGGCCATGGCGCAGGCGGCGGCTGAATTGATACGTACCCACCTCCGTCATTCGAACGGCGCAGAGGTCGAGTGCGTCATTGCCAACACCACCATCGGCGGGGTTGCCGAGGCGGCCGAGTGCGCCGAAAAATTCGCCCGCGAGGGCGTCGGCGTCTCGCTGACGGTTACTCCCTGCTGGTGCTACGGCACCGAGGTGATGGATTCGGACCCGCTGATCCCCAAAGCCGTTTGGGGATTCAACGGTACCGAGCGGCCGGGAGCCGTTTACCTGGCGGCGGCGCTGGCCGGCTACGCTCAAAAGGGCCTGCCCGCCTTCGGCATCTACGGCCGCGACGTTCAGGATAAAGACGACCGCTCGATTCCCCAAGACGTGCAGCAAAAGATACTCAACTTTGTCAAAGCCGGTCTGGCCGTCGCCGAAATGCGCGGCAAGTCTTATCTCGCCATGGGCTCCGTCTCCATGGGCATCGCCGGTTCGATCGTCGACGATCACTTTTTCCACGATTACCTCGGCATGCGCAACGAGTACGTCGACATGACCGAATTCATCCGCCGCATGGAGCGCGGCATTTACGACCCGGAAGAGTATCGCCGCGCTTACGAATGGGTACGGAAGAATTGCCGTGAAGGCGAGGACATCAACCGGCCGGAAATCCGCAGCAGCCGCGAGCGGCTCGACCGCGAATGGGAGATGTGCGTGCAGATGGCCATGATCGCCCGCGACCTGATGATCGGCAATCCCCGCCTGGCGGAAATCGGCTGGCCGGAAGAGGCGCTCGGCCACAATGCCATTGCCGGCGGCTTTCAGGGTCAGCGCCAATGGACCGACCATCTGCCCAACGGCGACTTTTTGGAGGCGATTCTCAACTCTTCGTTCGACTGGAACGGCATTCGCGAGCCGTTCATCGTGGCGACGGAAAACGACAGCCTCAACGGCGTCGCCATGCTGTTCGGCCATTTGCTGACCGACACCGCGCAGATCTTTTCCGATGTCCGCACTTTCTGGAGCCCCGAAGCAGTCAAGCGGGTGACCGGCCATAAGCTCACCGGCAAAGCGGAGAACGGCATTATCCACCTCATCAATTCCGGCCCGACGGCTCTCGACGGAACCGGCCGCCAGACCCGCGACGGCAAACCGGTCCTCAAGCCGTTCTGGGAGATCACCGAAGAAGAGGTCCAAGCCTGCCTCGAAGCGACGCGCTGGTGTCCGGCCGAGCTCGAATATTTCCGCGGCGGCGGGTTCTCCACGCAGTTTTTGACGCGCGGCGAAATGCCGGTCACCATGTCGCGCATCAACTTGGTGAAAGGATTGGGGCCGGTGCTGCAGCTTGCCGAAGGCTACACCGTGGAGCTGCCGCCCGAGGTGCACGAAGCGCTGAACCGCCGCACCAGTCCCACCTGGCCGACAACCTGGTTCGTTCCCAACCTCACCGGCCGCGGCGCCTTCCGCGACGTTTACACGGTGATGGCCAATTGGGGCGCCAACCATGGAGCCATTTCGTACGGCCACATCGGCGACAAACTGATCACCCTTGCCGCCATGCTGCGCATTCCGGTCTGCATGCACAACGTGGACGAAAGGCGCATCTTTCGCCCGGCTGCCTGGAGCGCCTTCGGCACCGCCGATTTGGAGGGCGCCGACTATCGCGCCTGTAAAAATTTCGGTCCGCTCTACGGCATTCGTTAA